The window GCTGCTGGCGGCCAACGCCGGTTCGATCCGCCGGCTGTTCATCGCCGGTGGGACGGCGGCGGTCAGCCAGGCCGTGCAGGACCAGGCGGTGGCGACCCTGGTGGGGTAGCCACGGCAACGGCGTTCGCGGGGCCCGGCATCAGCCGGGCCCCGTTCGCGTTCGGACGAAGCGGGCCATCATCAGGTCGTCGACGTACTCGCCGTCGATGAGGAACTCCTCGCGCAGGTGGCCCTGCACCTCGAAGCCCATCCGGCGGTAGAGCCGCTGGGCCGTCGGGTTGCTGCCCATGACGCGCAGCGACACCTTGTGCATCCCCCGGCGTTCGGCGTCGTCGAGCGCAGCCCGGACCAGCATGGCGCCGATGCCACGCCCACGGGTCGCCGGGTCGACGGCGAGCCCCTGGATCTCCATGACATGGGCGTTGGAGGGGAGCGGCGTGGGGTGGCCCATCCGGATGTAGCCGACCAGCTGCCCGTCCAGCCAGGCCATGAAGTGCTGCTCCGCGGGGACCCGATCGAAGAAGTTGCCGCGGGCGGTGATCGACGAGCCGGGGGAGGTGTGCGGCTCGAAGGCACGGATGTCGAGGGCGACGACGTCGTCGTGGTCCTCCGGCCGGCCGCGGCGGACGACGGGTTCGGGCTGCTCGGTCATCCCGGCCAGCATGCCGCGCGTCGCGGCAGGTCGGTCACTGCGGCGCGGTCTTGCGGCGCAGCACCAGGCCAGCGGCGACCAGCAGGATCACGACCGCCACGCCCATGACCGCCCACTGCACCGCCAGGTTCACGTCGAACTGGTCCCGGTACTGGGTGGCCAGATTCTCCGCCACCGGGCCGCCGGCGGCGTCGTAGAGGCCGAGGACGTCCAGCACGTTGCCAGCGGCCTGGAAGCCGTAGCGCAGCGGCATGACCGTCGAGATCGCCTCGCCGACCGTGATCATCGCCGCGATCGGGAAGAGGCCACCGGAGAACAGGACCTGCGGCATGATCCACGCGGGGGCAAGGTCGTTGGCGGTCTGCGCGCTGGGCGCCGCAGCCGAGGTGAAGTGGGCGATCGCCAACGCCAGCAGCGTGGAGAGCACCATCGTGAACCACACCGCGGCGTACTCGCTGGCCGACAGGTCGGGGATGCGGTCGGTCAGGCCGAGGATGAGCAGCATCAGCGCCATGCCGATCGACAGCACCGGCGCGAGGAACGTCATCTTGGACAGGATGTAGGGCGTCAGCTTGAGGTTGACCAGCCGTTCGCGCTTGATGATCGCGAACTCCGAGGCGATCTCCTGGAGGCCCGACGTCAACCCGATCAGGAAGCCGGAGAAGACCAGCAGGAAGCAGATGAGGCCCGGGACGATCAGGTTGTCGGTGTCCGGGTCGAACGCACCCGGCCTGAACAGCGCCAGCATCAGCAGGGCGAGGGCGATGGGCCCGATGAACAGCGGGGCCAGCCGGTCGGAGTTGGAGAGGAACAACGCGGCGTTGCGGCTGGACAGGGTCGCGAACTGCGACAACGAGCGGCCGATCCCTCCCTTGCGGGGCTGCTGTCCCGGGTCCGCCATCGCCGGGCCGGCCTGGGCGTGCAGCTGGGCGATGAAGGCGTACTCGGGGGTCTGGGTGTAGCGCTGCGCCCACTCCTCGGGCGTCGTCGTTCCCTCCAGCAGCTCGTAGATCTGGTCGAACTCGGTGCAGCCGAAGTGCTCCAGCGCCCGGCGGGGGGTGCCGAAGAAGGCCAGGTTGCCGCCGCGGGCCATGAAGACGACCTTGTCGCACAGCAGGACGTTCTTGGTGGCGTGGGTGGTCAGCAGCACCGTCGCGCCGTCGTGGGACAGGCGGCGCAGCAGCTTCATCATCGCCGTGTCGGTGGCCGGGTCGAGGCCCGACGTCGGCTCGTCGAGGAAGAACACCCGCGGCTTGGTCAGCAGCTCGACGCCGATGGAGCACCGCTTGCGCTGGCCGCCCGACAGGGCCGAGACCTTGGTGTCGGCGTGGGCGGCGATCTGCAGGTCCTCCAGGGTCCTCTGCACGATGGCCTGGCGTTCGGCCTTCGACGTGTCCCCCGGCAAGCGCAGGCGGGCGGCGTAGTCGAGGGTCACCTTGACCGGCAGGTCCCGGTGGATGATGTCGTCCTGCGGCACGTAGCCCTGGGACTCGCGGTAGCGGTCGCGGGAGTGGGTGACGTCCTCGCCGTTGTAACGGACCTCGCCGTGGGTGGGCGGGCGCACCCCGGAGAGGGCGTCCATGAGCGTGGACTTGCCCGCCCCGCTGGTGCCGACGATGGCGACCATCTCGCCGGGCGCGATGGAGAGGGAGATGTTCTGCAGCAGGTTCTTGCCGCCCTTGACCTCCTTGCGCAGGCCAGCGGCCTCGATGCGGATGGCGCGGGGGCTGACGACCTCGTTGAGCGCGCCCGTCGACCAGACGAGGTGCTGGTCGCCGAAGAAGACGTGGTCGCCCTCCTTGAGGGTGGCGGACTTGACCGGAGCGCCGTTGACGAAGGTGGCGCCGTCGGCGGAGGTGTCCTCCACGACGATGCTCTGCCCAGCGTTGCGGAGGACCGCGTGGTGGGCGGACACCAGGCGGGAGTCGAGCACGAGGTCGTTGTCGTCGGCCCGGCCGACCCGCACCTGCCCGTTGGGCTGGGACAGGGCCCCGAGGTCGGCGCGGATCAGCCCGTAGTCGCCGGCGTCGCGGAACTTCGCGCGTTGCTCGGCCGCCTCGGCGACGGCGGTGCCCACGGCCGGTTCGCGCTGGGCGAGGGCCGCGAAGTCATCGCGCGTCAGGGTCCACAGGGACATGTCGGTCTCGGCCCGGACCGTGGCTGATCGGGCCCCACCGGCGAGCAAGGCGTGTTCGCCGAAGAACTCTCCGGGTCCGAGGCGTGCCAGCGGCCGGGTACCTGCCGTCGAGGTGTGCTCGACGAGGCAGGCACCTTCCTCGATCAGGTACATCGCGTCACCCGCCTCGCCCTGGTTCAGCAGCACCGTGCCGGCGGTGGCGATGGTGTGCTGCAGCAGGTTGGCGATCTCCGGCAGGGACAGCGGCGACACGCGTTGGAACAGCGGTATGCGCTGCACCAGCGCCATGCGCTGCTCCCACTCGGGGCCATGGGCCGCGGATCCTCGAGCTTCTGTGGTCGTCACGAGCGCTTCCCCTCACGAAGTTGCTGTGATCTGGGTCGAGCCTAGGGGCGCGGCCCCGAGAGGTGAAGGGCCGTTTCGTGCCCGGTAAGGGTTGTGGCCGTGCTCTCGGGGCCGCGCCATGGCGTCGTTTGGGTCAGTGGACCTCGACGACCTGCCAGCCGCTGTCCGGATCGTTGCCCTTCATGTCGAGCCGTGCGCGGACCTGCCAGCGGAACTCGGCGTTCCTGCCGCGGGCCGACGGAGGCAGGTGGGTCGGGAGCTGGACCTGGCCCTCGAAGCTGCCGGCCTGGTTGGCGCCGAGCTGCTGTCCGGCGGCGATCGTGAACTCCTGGTGGTGCAGCCGCTCGATCGCCCGGCCGTCCACCCGCTCGTCGTCCCCGTCACCCATCAGGTCCACGCCGTTGAGCGACACCCGTTCCTGCAGGGACAGCTCCACGATCACGCCGTTGACGGTGATGTCGTTGTCCTTGACCTGCACGTCGACGGCGACGCTGGCCGGCTCGCCCCGCCGCAGCTGCGGCGCCGTTCGCACGTTCACGTTCGCCCAGCTGCCGGTCAGGTTGTTCTTCATGTTGGACAGGAAGCCCATGGGATCAATCCCCCTCGATCACGCCGCGGATCCCCTCAACGGCCCGCGGCTGGTCCGGGCACTATCCCGGAGGAGGTCGAACGGTGTCCACCGTTGTCACCGCCATGTCACCTTCGGCGCCCGCCGATCCTTTCCGGGAACCAGCCGACAACCCGCTTGACGTCTCGCCGACGGCGGTGTTGATTCTTCCGCATCGGGGGCAGCAGAACTCGTCCGACGGGTCCCCCGAGAACGAAGGGGGATGGAATGGTGTCCGATTTCTGGGTTCCGTCACGTCGCACATCGGTGCTCGCCGGTCTGACCGTTGCGCTGTGCATGCTCTCGCTGGTCGGGCCCGCTGCGAGCCCTGCGGCCGCCGGCATCGGGCAGGTCTGGGTCCATTCCGGTGCCGTCAACGGGTGGTACGGAGGCGATGTTCGGGTCACGCTCGAGCTGGACGTCCGCGGCCGTTCCAACGGCTTCGAGGAACAGCTGCACTCCGCAACTTGTGCCGTCCAGGGGGAACGAGTGGCGGAGTTGCCGGCGCTGCCCGACGACGACTACTACACGACTGATCAGGTGCTTCGGGCGACCGTGTCGGGGGAGGGGCAACGCTACTTGTCCTGCTGGGCACAGTACCGGACTCGCACCTACAGCTGCACGTGGTGGTGCACCAACGACCCGTGGCAACACGCGACGCAAACGTACAACCGCGTGTTCTCGATCGACATGACCGCACCAACGGTGGAGGCAACGACGTCGGTCGAACCGAACGGTGCCGGCTGGTACAACCAACCGTTCACCGTGACGTGGAACGGACACGATTCGCTGTCCGGGGTCAACCGATGCACTGACCCGGCGTCCATCGGACCACAGGTCCAGCACGGCACCCTGTACATCCGCGGAGAGTGTTGGGACCGGGCGGACAACCGGGGCGAAC of the Euzebya rosea genome contains:
- a CDS encoding GNAT family N-acetyltransferase, with the protein product MTEQPEPVVRRGRPEDHDDVVALDIRAFEPHTSPGSSITARGNFFDRVPAEQHFMAWLDGQLVGYIRMGHPTPLPSNAHVMEIQGLAVDPATRGRGIGAMLVRAALDDAERRGMHKVSLRVMGSNPTAQRLYRRMGFEVQGHLREEFLIDGEYVDDLMMARFVRTRTGPG
- a CDS encoding ATP-binding cassette domain-containing protein, producing MTTTEARGSAAHGPEWEQRMALVQRIPLFQRVSPLSLPEIANLLQHTIATAGTVLLNQGEAGDAMYLIEEGACLVEHTSTAGTRPLARLGPGEFFGEHALLAGGARSATVRAETDMSLWTLTRDDFAALAQREPAVGTAVAEAAEQRAKFRDAGDYGLIRADLGALSQPNGQVRVGRADDNDLVLDSRLVSAHHAVLRNAGQSIVVEDTSADGATFVNGAPVKSATLKEGDHVFFGDQHLVWSTGALNEVVSPRAIRIEAAGLRKEVKGGKNLLQNISLSIAPGEMVAIVGTSGAGKSTLMDALSGVRPPTHGEVRYNGEDVTHSRDRYRESQGYVPQDDIIHRDLPVKVTLDYAARLRLPGDTSKAERQAIVQRTLEDLQIAAHADTKVSALSGGQRKRCSIGVELLTKPRVFFLDEPTSGLDPATDTAMMKLLRRLSHDGATVLLTTHATKNVLLCDKVVFMARGGNLAFFGTPRRALEHFGCTEFDQIYELLEGTTTPEEWAQRYTQTPEYAFIAQLHAQAGPAMADPGQQPRKGGIGRSLSQFATLSSRNAALFLSNSDRLAPLFIGPIALALLMLALFRPGAFDPDTDNLIVPGLICFLLVFSGFLIGLTSGLQEIASEFAIIKRERLVNLKLTPYILSKMTFLAPVLSIGMALMLLILGLTDRIPDLSASEYAAVWFTMVLSTLLALAIAHFTSAAAPSAQTANDLAPAWIMPQVLFSGGLFPIAAMITVGEAISTVMPLRYGFQAAGNVLDVLGLYDAAGGPVAENLATQYRDQFDVNLAVQWAVMGVAVVILLVAAGLVLRRKTAPQ